A region from the Desulfonatronum thioautotrophicum genome encodes:
- a CDS encoding DEAD/DEAH box helicase yields MHTNLSQLAPGARIVVRDAEWLVRRVDTTSDKAKALSVVGLSELVRDRRAVFLTNAERKIEILDPAQTRLVPDASSNFRSSLLYIESLLRQTPPTDGNLYVGHKAAMDMVPYQLDPAIQALAQPRQRILMADAVGLGKTLEAGVLLSELIRRGRGKRILVVTVKSMLTQFQKELWSRFSIPLVRLDSIGLQRVRNVIPTNQNPFFYYDRAIISMDTLKQDTDYRVYLESASWDVIVIDEAHNVAERGRSQIQVSQRAKLAKLLSQRSDTLILLSATPHDGRARSFASLMNMLDPTAIADPDNYGPEDIQGLFIRRFKKDIQGQVSHAFKERRISKAHAQASPAEEVAFNALADLRFARLEQRRSAGELFKTTLEKALFSSPVACLQTVTHRIDKLLKSSDPQYAEDIAALRDLAEKLAAIRPADFAKYRKLVDILRKPGGEWHWKPTETSDRLVIFTERIETLHFLAKHLPNDLGLRPDQVAVLHGGLPDVDQQGIVEDFGREEAKVRLLLASDVASEGINLHYLAHRMIHFDIPWSLMVFQQRNGRIDRYGQSQTPLITYLLTASEHPRIKGDMRILELLIAKDEEAVKNIGDPSALMGVYDIEEEEKVTAKAMESGQAAEDFARELDRNQQTQPDLLDLLMGQAATPKGEAAQDVIRSMPSLFKDDYAYCTVALRFMEQAAASLNLDIEPTARIMELDAPDDLKYRFRLLPKEIQPENWRFALTDDTSRIQEEIVRSRKDESAWPKLHFLWELHPVVEWINDKVLASFRRHEAPVITLTHGLEPGEQVFLLTGIIPNRRGQPLIQRWFGVAVAKDRFAGFMDLETLLTRSGLGTSALPNPGQADDPRLKAALSNAQNLLPDIILKARQWMSTQRAEFESAINAQLNAHLKGLEKLRDRHKQGVRTYLAGLDIAEKLKQSRGEQRIREIEKVFDEYISWVEDTMTTEDQPYLKVVALLRREGA; encoded by the coding sequence ATGCATACAAACCTCTCCCAACTCGCCCCTGGCGCACGCATTGTGGTTCGTGATGCGGAGTGGTTGGTGCGGCGGGTGGATACGACTTCGGACAAGGCCAAGGCTTTGAGCGTTGTCGGTTTGTCCGAGCTGGTGCGGGACCGGCGGGCGGTTTTTTTGACCAATGCTGAGCGCAAGATTGAAATCCTGGACCCGGCCCAGACGCGGCTCGTACCGGATGCGTCCAGCAATTTCCGCTCTTCCCTGCTCTACATCGAAAGCCTGCTCCGTCAGACTCCGCCTACGGACGGCAACCTGTACGTGGGTCACAAGGCGGCCATGGACATGGTGCCCTATCAGCTCGATCCCGCGATCCAGGCCCTGGCACAGCCCAGACAACGCATCCTGATGGCCGACGCCGTGGGCTTGGGTAAGACCCTGGAGGCTGGCGTCCTGCTCAGCGAGTTGATCCGCAGGGGGCGCGGCAAGCGCATCCTGGTGGTGACCGTCAAGAGCATGCTGACCCAGTTCCAGAAAGAGCTGTGGAGTCGTTTTTCCATTCCTCTGGTCCGATTGGATTCCATCGGCCTGCAACGGGTGCGCAACGTCATTCCCACCAACCAGAATCCCTTCTTTTATTATGACCGGGCCATCATCTCCATGGACACCCTCAAGCAGGATACGGACTATCGGGTGTATCTGGAATCGGCATCCTGGGACGTGATCGTCATCGACGAGGCGCACAACGTGGCCGAGCGGGGCCGAAGCCAGATTCAGGTTTCCCAGCGGGCCAAGCTGGCCAAGCTGCTGTCCCAACGCTCGGACACCCTGATTCTGCTTTCAGCCACCCCCCATGATGGAAGGGCCAGAAGTTTCGCCAGCCTGATGAACATGCTCGACCCCACGGCTATTGCCGACCCGGACAACTATGGTCCTGAAGACATCCAGGGGCTGTTCATCCGGCGTTTCAAGAAAGACATTCAAGGGCAGGTCAGCCACGCCTTCAAGGAGCGGCGCATCAGCAAGGCCCATGCCCAGGCCAGTCCCGCTGAAGAGGTTGCCTTCAACGCTCTGGCGGATTTGCGCTTCGCCCGCCTGGAGCAGCGACGATCCGCAGGTGAGTTGTTCAAGACCACCCTTGAAAAAGCCCTGTTCTCCAGCCCCGTCGCCTGCCTGCAAACGGTTACCCATCGTATCGACAAGCTGCTCAAATCCAGTGATCCGCAATACGCCGAGGACATTGCGGCCCTGCGGGATCTGGCGGAAAAGCTGGCGGCAATCCGACCAGCAGACTTCGCCAAGTATCGCAAACTGGTGGACATCCTGCGCAAGCCCGGCGGCGAATGGCATTGGAAGCCTACTGAGACCTCCGACCGGCTGGTCATCTTCACGGAACGCATCGAAACCCTGCATTTCCTGGCAAAACATCTGCCCAATGATCTTGGCCTGCGTCCTGACCAGGTCGCCGTCCTGCACGGAGGTCTGCCGGACGTGGACCAGCAGGGGATAGTGGAAGACTTTGGCCGCGAGGAAGCCAAGGTCCGCCTGCTCCTGGCTTCGGACGTGGCTTCCGAGGGTATCAATCTCCACTACCTCGCCCACCGGATGATCCATTTTGACATTCCGTGGTCATTGATGGTCTTTCAGCAGCGCAATGGCCGCATCGACCGTTACGGTCAGTCCCAAACGCCCTTGATCACCTATCTGCTCACCGCAAGCGAACACCCCCGGATTAAGGGCGACATGCGCATCCTGGAGTTGCTCATTGCCAAGGATGAGGAAGCGGTGAAGAACATTGGCGACCCCTCGGCCTTGATGGGCGTCTACGACATTGAAGAGGAAGAAAAAGTCACGGCCAAGGCTATGGAATCCGGCCAGGCCGCCGAGGATTTCGCCCGTGAGCTTGACCGGAACCAGCAAACCCAGCCGGACCTCCTGGATCTGCTGATGGGGCAAGCGGCCACGCCCAAGGGAGAAGCGGCCCAGGATGTGATCCGCTCCATGCCCTCTCTGTTCAAGGACGATTATGCCTACTGCACGGTAGCGTTGCGATTCATGGAACAGGCGGCGGCTTCGCTGAACCTGGATATCGAACCTACGGCCCGCATCATGGAGCTGGATGCCCCCGATGACTTGAAATACCGCTTCCGGCTCCTGCCCAAGGAAATTCAACCTGAAAACTGGCGCTTCGCCCTGACCGACGACACGTCCCGCATCCAGGAGGAAATAGTCCGCAGCCGCAAGGATGAAAGCGCCTGGCCCAAACTTCATTTTCTCTGGGAGCTGCACCCGGTTGTGGAGTGGATCAACGACAAGGTCCTGGCTTCCTTCCGCCGCCACGAAGCCCCGGTAATCACCTTGACCCACGGCCTGGAACCGGGTGAACAGGTCTTTCTGCTCACCGGCATCATTCCCAACCGGCGGGGCCAGCCCCTGATCCAGCGCTGGTTCGGGGTCGCCGTGGCCAAGGACAGGTTTGCCGGATTCATGGATCTGGAGACCCTGCTGACCCGCTCGGGTCTGGGAACGTCGGCCCTGCCTAATCCCGGACAGGCGGATGACCCCAGACTGAAAGCCGCCTTGAGCAATGCCCAAAATCTGCTCCCCGACATCATTCTCAAGGCCAGGCAGTGGATGAGCACCCAGCGTGCCGAATTCGAGTCCGCGATCAACGCTCAATTAAACGCCCATCTGAAAGGCCTTGAAAAATTGCGTGACCGGCACAAGCAAGGGGTCCGAACCTACCTCGCTGGCTTGGACATCGCCGAAAAACTCAAACAGAGCCGAGGGGAACAGCGGATTCGGGAAATCGAGAAGGTTTTCGACGAATACATCAGCTGGGTTGAAGACACCATGACCACGGAAGACCAGCCCTATTTGAAGGTGGTGGCCTTGTTGCGCAGGGAGGGAGCGTGA
- a CDS encoding ATP-dependent DNA helicase produces the protein MTTHISARIAWHNDGWNGRVCRNPAANTFCVGMQSYPGHYIAEKRSLEWELEHQGQLSKDLDRIPPCCYSHNAFGSASVPAEAAPPVWFKDGTRNRRWMVPPSTVCVWPYEVMYGEDVKSKGRFDYNQRLANSREFFNAIEPDRSLIFYYANYSNPFSEDEAKKYVLVGLSRVKAVGEELFYEGCSDKVKERYGGGFVWQRAISSHYPVQGLRIPYHVYLDRPDILERIALFPENPRLCKYATRHFADDDALGLVEGFLRVVRELQDIGDSTEDWSTRATWLEGLISELWRHRGLFPGMPAVLEILSLEDAIPLFKKCALEGKEVVCKNDIFAFVEGKSDSMPGLKIEQTNGKSVLRQWKLRTQEEQRLLKDVFPKFALRSDQIAKILDDNRSRNGIMADLASLADNPYVLSEQYKGDGPDDSIPWGTMDRGMIPSPELGGDTIAEVDDARRFRSLLVEMLTREESHVFTPADIVIASVNRRLSALPEWKRFCFHDRYLSADEEFIQGAVVMRQENKRMYLYLRDAYDDERLLEEKLRFLIGGPDIELRTPVTVGIWHGYLHDAQSIIAKKDPEQYRIAIEKQVEACQRIFVRPISILAGEAGTGKTTVIRALIKAIKRGHGVGSSVIALAPTGKAADRIREVVEKDDALRGKVEVSTIHSFLAKRGWLNPNMTFKRSEGQVEEGYATYILDESSMLELGLTATFFRAVRWPTVQRLILVGDPNQLPPIGRGRLFADIIEFARDQAPESIATLEHNLRQLVGRLSSGATGIIDLAQCYLHDRSEGPKNEEITTNAEMLLQRVQEGGDIAPDLRVIYWRDQDDLSRLLLEQMASDLSEDVRSRAEEPEGELNKIWWQAHEKNSKPAYFQVLSPYRGEHFGVEEINRICQEHIRGKRADGANALGGVMLFDKVIQIRNRPRSAPIWAWNHKDKCMEAIEIFNGQLGFVWPHLFDRQQWKTPFFRMEKFRVAFDRRGDYSVGYGRGLGKNADGRWIKEESIEENIELAYAISVHKAQGSEFERVYVVIPKSKQTLLSTEMFYTALTRAQRHCTLLVEQDVSSLLGMRRLESSILRRINSSLFKFHAVPEALFTISGWYEDGRIHQTLAENVVRSKSEVIIANMLHERDIPFRYEQPLYASDGSFYLPDFTISWRGTDYFWEHLGLLHRDDYRAHWEKKKVWYERYFKDRLIITEESGDLSKQADEAIKQYFT, from the coding sequence ATGACTACGCATATTTCAGCACGTATTGCATGGCACAACGATGGCTGGAATGGACGTGTTTGCCGCAACCCAGCAGCGAATACATTTTGTGTGGGTATGCAATCGTATCCTGGCCACTATATCGCTGAAAAGCGGTCACTCGAGTGGGAACTAGAGCACCAGGGCCAACTAAGCAAGGATCTCGACCGAATTCCGCCGTGTTGCTACAGCCATAATGCCTTTGGATCTGCATCAGTGCCAGCCGAGGCAGCGCCGCCTGTTTGGTTCAAGGACGGAACCCGCAACCGAAGATGGATGGTTCCTCCTTCTACTGTATGTGTCTGGCCGTACGAGGTTATGTACGGCGAGGACGTGAAGAGTAAGGGTCGATTTGACTACAACCAACGGCTGGCAAACTCGAGAGAGTTCTTCAACGCCATCGAGCCTGATCGTAGCCTGATTTTCTACTATGCGAACTATTCTAATCCATTCAGCGAGGATGAGGCAAAAAAGTACGTTCTTGTCGGTCTCTCTCGAGTAAAGGCAGTCGGTGAGGAGTTGTTCTACGAGGGATGCTCGGACAAGGTTAAAGAACGATATGGCGGAGGTTTCGTCTGGCAGCGTGCAATCAGTTCCCACTATCCGGTTCAAGGCTTACGCATTCCCTACCATGTCTATCTCGACAGACCGGACATCCTGGAGCGTATTGCGCTTTTTCCGGAGAATCCAAGGCTCTGCAAGTATGCAACCCGCCATTTTGCGGATGACGATGCTCTTGGCCTCGTCGAAGGGTTTCTCCGTGTAGTGAGAGAGCTTCAAGATATCGGTGACAGTACAGAGGATTGGTCGACTCGTGCCACGTGGCTCGAGGGACTCATTTCTGAGCTTTGGCGACATCGTGGTCTGTTTCCAGGTATGCCGGCCGTACTGGAGATACTGTCCTTGGAAGATGCCATTCCTTTATTCAAGAAGTGCGCCCTCGAAGGCAAAGAGGTGGTTTGCAAGAACGATATCTTCGCTTTTGTGGAAGGCAAGAGCGACTCGATGCCGGGGCTTAAGATCGAACAAACTAATGGGAAAAGTGTCCTTCGACAGTGGAAGCTCCGTACACAGGAAGAACAGCGTCTGCTTAAGGATGTGTTTCCAAAATTCGCCTTGAGGTCGGATCAAATCGCAAAAATTCTTGACGACAACCGGTCAAGAAACGGGATCATGGCAGACCTCGCTTCCCTAGCCGATAATCCGTATGTGCTTTCTGAACAATACAAAGGGGACGGCCCTGATGACTCCATTCCATGGGGGACAATGGACCGGGGCATGATTCCATCGCCCGAATTAGGTGGAGACACAATTGCGGAAGTCGACGATGCACGAAGATTTCGTTCACTGTTGGTTGAAATGCTCACGCGCGAGGAGTCGCATGTTTTTACACCTGCCGACATTGTGATTGCCTCTGTCAACCGTCGATTGTCGGCACTTCCTGAGTGGAAACGTTTCTGTTTTCATGACCGCTACCTGTCAGCAGATGAGGAGTTCATTCAAGGCGCTGTCGTCATGCGACAGGAGAACAAACGGATGTATCTTTATCTCCGGGATGCATACGATGATGAACGCCTCCTTGAAGAAAAACTCCGATTCCTCATTGGTGGTCCTGACATTGAATTGCGGACGCCCGTAACGGTCGGAATATGGCACGGATATTTGCATGATGCGCAAAGCATTATCGCGAAAAAAGATCCGGAACAATATCGCATAGCCATCGAAAAGCAGGTCGAGGCATGTCAGCGGATTTTTGTTCGTCCAATCAGTATATTGGCAGGCGAGGCCGGCACAGGAAAGACAACGGTGATCCGTGCATTGATCAAGGCGATAAAACGCGGACATGGAGTCGGTTCATCAGTGATCGCTCTGGCCCCTACCGGAAAGGCGGCAGACAGGATACGTGAGGTGGTGGAAAAGGATGATGCGCTGCGAGGTAAAGTGGAAGTCTCAACCATCCATTCTTTCCTGGCAAAGCGTGGCTGGCTGAACCCCAATATGACATTCAAGCGATCGGAGGGACAGGTGGAGGAAGGCTACGCAACCTACATCCTCGATGAGTCCTCTATGCTTGAACTGGGTCTGACAGCGACCTTCTTCCGTGCTGTACGGTGGCCGACTGTCCAGCGATTAATCCTGGTTGGCGACCCGAATCAACTCCCACCCATCGGACGCGGGCGTCTTTTTGCGGACATCATCGAGTTCGCTCGTGATCAAGCGCCAGAGAGCATAGCAACACTGGAACACAATCTGCGGCAACTCGTTGGTCGTCTCTCCAGTGGTGCAACAGGCATCATTGATCTTGCGCAGTGCTACCTCCACGATCGCAGCGAGGGGCCAAAAAACGAAGAGATCACAACCAATGCAGAAATGCTGTTGCAGCGAGTGCAGGAAGGCGGGGACATTGCCCCGGACCTGCGTGTGATTTACTGGCGAGATCAGGATGATTTGAGTCGTTTGCTCCTCGAGCAGATGGCATCAGATTTATCCGAGGATGTTCGATCACGGGCAGAGGAGCCAGAAGGAGAATTGAATAAAATCTGGTGGCAGGCACATGAAAAAAACAGCAAGCCAGCTTATTTTCAAGTGCTGAGTCCATATCGTGGAGAGCACTTCGGAGTCGAAGAAATCAACCGTATCTGCCAGGAGCACATCCGAGGCAAACGAGCTGATGGAGCTAATGCTCTTGGCGGAGTCATGTTGTTCGATAAGGTCATTCAGATTCGAAATCGACCTCGATCTGCGCCCATCTGGGCATGGAATCACAAAGACAAATGCATGGAGGCCATTGAGATTTTTAATGGGCAGCTTGGTTTTGTGTGGCCTCATCTCTTTGACAGACAACAATGGAAGACGCCGTTCTTTCGCATGGAGAAGTTCCGAGTCGCGTTTGACCGAAGGGGTGATTACTCCGTCGGGTATGGAAGAGGGCTCGGCAAGAACGCTGACGGTCGATGGATCAAGGAGGAAAGCATCGAAGAAAACATTGAGCTGGCGTATGCGATTTCAGTTCATAAAGCTCAGGGCAGTGAATTTGAAAGGGTTTACGTGGTGATCCCGAAAAGTAAGCAAACGCTGCTATCCACCGAGATGTTTTACACAGCTCTCACCAGAGCTCAACGGCATTGCACCTTGCTGGTTGAACAAGATGTGTCGTCGCTTCTTGGAATGAGGCGGCTCGAATCTTCCATACTGCGGCGTATCAATTCGTCTCTTTTCAAATTCCATGCTGTTCCAGAGGCCCTCTTTACCATCAGCGGTTGGTATGAGGACGGGCGGATTCACCAGACTCTCGCCGAAAATGTCGTACGATCTAAGTCTGAAGTCATTATTGCAAACATGCTTCATGAACGAGATATTCCTTTTCGTTACGAACAACCACTGTATGCTTCCGACGGCAGTTTCTATTTGCCCGACTTTACCATCTCATGGCGCGGAACGGACTACTTCTGGGAGCACCTTGGACTGCTTCACCGTGACGACTACCGGGCACATTGGGAGAAGAAAAAGGTTTGGTACGAACGGTATTTCAAGGACCGCTTGATCATCACCGAGGAATCTGGCGATTTAAGCAAGCAGGCGGATGAAGCCATCAAGCAGTATTTCACATAG
- a CDS encoding SNF2-related protein yields MSETKRVRLINDPTKIGLLTGREQPRRGRKLVQVEFTDGVRWVPENQLEPVGEVRMSPLDMLESGKLGRPVDLRRTLTHMKLSGRLADVIYSMEATNTDFYAYQFKPVVKILESPANGILIADEVGLGKTIEAGLIWTELRVRFDMRRLLVLCPAALREKWRRELSTKIGVEARICDANELLDVLRDEEIQARGFAMVASTQGLRPPKKWENPENQRASAKLARLLRSKESDECLIDLLVIDEAHHLRNPETMTNDLGQLCKRVAEYTVLLTATPIHNRNEDLFSLLNLLDPDTFTRPDVFRRILEANRPLVRARDLILSGSANLEELRALLQEARNHELLQSNRQLAAIFNQRLDSITLKNPEVRSRLAYRLETVNLLAHVVTRTRKRDVKEWRVLREPIPEFVRLAPVEERFYGLVTELVAEYAARRDVNEYFLLAQPQRQMTSSMAASLRAWQQKLIEVEEAEETGEVDLDNQQRAALGPLVSEIISRSRKFVDLEELYSVDTKFQRLRDILIHFLDTHPQEKVIVFSTFRSTLRYLAQRLDREGVTSILLMGGLRQTKDEIIAHFRQPDGPRVLLSSEVGGEGVDLQFVRVMVNYDIPWNPMRLEQRIGRIDRLGQEAEKVVIWNILFEETIDARIYKRLYAKLDLCRTALGDFEAILGDAVRKLELELLAGRLTPEQQEQRIDQTAQALENLRLEEQRLEQDAASLIAYGDYILNQVQAARELHRWISGEDIRGYVFDHLRLHYPGCELRQTDAGSDSYFVELSNNAKFDLAEFIKAYRLPAETRLSSSSHRPVVCRFANRNHNRADRGEEIISQFHPLVRMVNQRISESDDQLTPAVALTLPSSSAQDLVTPGIYVLAVALWSFHGLQDVEKLSYAAAPLATDPYIFEAEFSERLAGLAVTIGRDWIEARNVVNIELAYQVANDLLFAHLDEAYDIFEQELRAKNEDRADIQLRTLEEHLTRQKTQLQDIVLKHRERGRDSLVKATEGRIRALGNRVQQQRLRIESRRVVRSTSREIALALIQIQ; encoded by the coding sequence ATGTCTGAAACCAAAAGAGTACGCTTAATAAACGACCCGACAAAAATCGGATTGTTGACTGGACGTGAGCAGCCACGTCGAGGCCGCAAGCTGGTACAGGTGGAATTCACTGATGGTGTGCGTTGGGTGCCAGAGAATCAGCTTGAGCCGGTTGGCGAGGTACGGATGTCGCCGCTTGATATGCTGGAATCCGGGAAACTGGGGCGTCCTGTGGATTTGCGTCGCACACTGACCCATATGAAGCTTTCAGGAAGGTTGGCCGACGTCATCTACAGCATGGAGGCGACGAATACGGATTTTTACGCATATCAATTCAAACCGGTTGTGAAAATTCTAGAGTCGCCCGCTAATGGTATTTTGATTGCCGACGAAGTGGGGTTAGGTAAAACCATCGAAGCTGGTTTAATCTGGACGGAATTACGTGTTCGCTTTGACATGCGCCGACTTTTAGTGCTCTGCCCGGCAGCATTGCGTGAAAAATGGCGACGCGAACTGTCCACCAAGATCGGTGTCGAAGCTCGGATTTGTGATGCCAATGAGCTGTTGGATGTTTTGCGGGATGAGGAAATCCAAGCCAGAGGCTTTGCCATGGTAGCGAGTACCCAAGGCTTGCGGCCTCCCAAAAAATGGGAAAACCCAGAAAACCAACGGGCTTCGGCAAAACTTGCCAGACTTTTGCGCTCCAAAGAGAGTGATGAGTGCCTTATAGATCTTTTGGTCATCGACGAGGCGCATCATCTGCGGAACCCAGAGACCATGACCAATGATCTCGGGCAGCTCTGCAAGAGGGTCGCGGAATACACAGTTTTGCTCACTGCGACCCCGATACATAACCGCAACGAAGACCTGTTTTCCCTTTTAAATCTTTTGGATCCGGATACGTTTACTCGACCAGACGTCTTTCGAAGGATACTTGAAGCCAACAGACCATTGGTCCGGGCGAGAGACCTCATTTTGAGCGGAAGTGCGAACTTAGAAGAGCTACGAGCACTTCTGCAAGAGGCCCGTAATCATGAGTTGCTGCAATCAAACCGCCAACTCGCCGCGATTTTCAATCAGCGACTGGATTCCATCACCCTAAAAAACCCTGAAGTACGCAGTCGGCTGGCCTATCGTCTTGAAACCGTAAACCTGCTGGCGCATGTGGTGACGCGAACCCGAAAGCGGGACGTCAAGGAATGGAGGGTGCTTCGGGAACCCATTCCTGAATTTGTGCGGCTTGCACCGGTTGAAGAACGATTTTACGGATTGGTTACGGAGCTTGTAGCTGAATACGCTGCCCGTCGCGATGTCAATGAATACTTTCTTCTGGCTCAACCCCAGCGGCAGATGACAAGCAGTATGGCAGCCTCTTTGCGAGCTTGGCAACAAAAGCTGATTGAGGTGGAAGAGGCGGAAGAAACCGGCGAAGTAGATCTGGATAACCAGCAACGTGCAGCTTTGGGACCATTGGTGAGCGAAATCATCTCGCGCTCCCGAAAATTTGTTGATCTGGAAGAATTGTATTCCGTTGACACAAAATTTCAACGACTCCGCGATATTCTCATCCATTTTCTCGATACTCACCCTCAAGAAAAAGTCATCGTTTTTTCGACATTTCGGTCAACACTGCGCTACCTTGCCCAGCGACTAGATCGGGAAGGTGTCACCTCCATCCTCCTGATGGGTGGACTACGGCAAACCAAGGACGAGATCATTGCCCACTTTCGTCAACCTGACGGCCCCCGTGTTCTGTTGTCCTCCGAAGTGGGCGGCGAAGGTGTCGATTTGCAGTTTGTCCGTGTCATGGTCAATTACGACATACCCTGGAACCCTATGCGCCTTGAACAACGCATTGGCCGAATTGATCGCTTGGGCCAGGAAGCTGAAAAGGTGGTGATATGGAATATACTCTTCGAAGAAACCATTGATGCCCGCATATACAAGCGCCTCTACGCCAAACTGGACCTTTGCCGCACGGCCCTGGGCGATTTCGAAGCCATACTGGGCGATGCTGTCCGGAAACTTGAGTTGGAACTGCTTGCGGGTCGCCTCACCCCTGAACAACAGGAGCAACGCATTGATCAGACGGCACAGGCCTTGGAGAACCTCAGACTGGAAGAGCAACGCTTGGAACAAGACGCTGCGAGCCTAATTGCATACGGCGACTATATTCTCAACCAGGTTCAAGCTGCCCGTGAACTTCATCGATGGATAAGTGGAGAGGATATTCGTGGATATGTTTTTGATCATCTGAGATTGCATTATCCTGGTTGTGAATTGCGTCAAACCGACGCCGGTTCGGATTCATATTTTGTGGAGCTTTCAAACAACGCCAAATTCGACTTGGCCGAATTCATCAAAGCGTACCGTCTTCCGGCAGAAACCCGTTTGTCCTCTTCCTCTCATCGACCCGTTGTCTGCCGCTTTGCGAATCGCAACCATAATAGAGCTGATCGTGGCGAGGAAATCATTTCCCAGTTCCACCCGCTGGTGCGCATGGTCAATCAACGCATCTCTGAGAGTGACGATCAACTGACGCCTGCCGTGGCCCTGACTCTCCCTTCCTCTTCAGCACAGGATCTTGTTACACCAGGAATATACGTTTTAGCGGTAGCTCTGTGGTCCTTTCATGGCTTGCAGGATGTGGAAAAGCTCTCCTATGCGGCGGCTCCCTTGGCGACTGACCCGTATATTTTTGAAGCGGAATTTTCCGAGCGTTTGGCCGGTTTGGCCGTAACCATTGGAAGGGATTGGATCGAAGCCCGCAACGTTGTGAACATAGAGTTAGCTTATCAAGTGGCAAATGATCTGCTGTTTGCTCACTTGGATGAGGCGTACGACATATTTGAACAGGAGCTTCGGGCAAAAAATGAAGACAGAGCCGACATCCAGTTGCGAACTCTTGAGGAGCATCTGACAAGGCAGAAAACACAGTTGCAAGATATAGTGCTCAAGCACCGTGAAAGAGGGCGTGATTCCTTGGTCAAGGCCACGGAAGGACGTATTCGAGCACTGGGCAATCGTGTCCAGCAACAGCGCTTGAGAATTGAAAGCCGACGAGTCGTACGCTCAACTTCCCGCGAGATAGCTCTGGCCTTGATTCAAATACAGTGA
- a CDS encoding toxin-antitoxin system TumE family protein: MIVEYFKSLEALLSSFTIIKSYSINKKIYNSKQGYIGGRIFLENDNILDFVEVKNTDKISKIKYRYQYMDSGTNLLFRYDNAPHYPQLKSFPHHKHTPSETIDHCEPTLEDVLMEIALDMRELH; this comes from the coding sequence ATGATTGTTGAATATTTTAAATCACTAGAAGCATTATTGTCAAGCTTTACGATAATTAAATCATATTCAATAAATAAAAAAATATATAACTCTAAACAAGGATACATTGGTGGAAGAATATTTCTTGAAAATGACAATATCCTTGATTTTGTCGAAGTTAAAAATACAGATAAAATATCTAAAATAAAGTATCGCTATCAATATATGGACTCCGGAACAAACCTATTATTTAGATATGATAATGCACCACACTATCCACAATTGAAATCATTTCCGCATCACAAGCACACCCCATCTGAAACGATTGACCATTGTGAGCCAACGCTTGAAGATGTCTTGATGGAAATCGCCTTGGATATGAGAGAACTGCACTAA